Proteins encoded in a region of the Vibrio sp. CB1-14 genome:
- a CDS encoding sensor domain-containing diguanylate cyclase: protein MNNLLKDLALGLPQSQLVSRIVKLTERLFPDKRVSILSMDEETHCLHTVAAPNLPIVYTQAIDGLAIGEQVGSCGAAAFLKRSVIVDDVTQHRNWQPYIELADSADIRACWSVPVISTQQQCLGTFALYSNSAATPEAIEVEMLESLAAVYSVALEKYALEDKLTFQAQMDPLTHCLNRRELLERVEKSHCFDGNILGCFFVDIDKFKHVNDEYGHYFGDKVLKAVAKELKEILPTQAVLGRYGGDEFLAFCCFPSEEEAREFYETLSSELNKPVTLEETNISVSVGFATKECCSDLPMDKLIRKADAEMYKVKRRNRRTVPMTTYSQMLAS, encoded by the coding sequence ATGAATAACTTATTAAAGGATCTCGCACTGGGACTTCCCCAATCCCAGTTAGTGTCAAGGATAGTCAAGCTGACAGAACGCTTATTTCCGGACAAACGAGTATCAATTTTATCAATGGATGAAGAAACACATTGTTTGCACACTGTGGCAGCGCCCAATCTGCCTATTGTGTACACTCAGGCGATCGATGGTCTCGCCATTGGTGAACAGGTTGGATCCTGTGGCGCCGCCGCTTTTCTGAAGCGCTCAGTGATCGTTGATGATGTGACGCAACATCGTAACTGGCAGCCGTATATAGAGTTGGCGGATTCTGCCGACATTCGAGCCTGTTGGTCGGTCCCCGTCATTTCCACGCAGCAACAATGCTTAGGGACTTTTGCTCTCTATAGTAATAGCGCAGCGACACCGGAAGCCATTGAGGTTGAAATGTTAGAATCACTGGCCGCAGTGTATTCGGTGGCACTTGAGAAGTATGCACTTGAAGATAAGCTTACTTTCCAAGCTCAAATGGATCCTCTCACACACTGTTTAAATCGACGTGAGCTCCTTGAGAGAGTCGAGAAGAGTCATTGCTTTGACGGTAATATACTTGGCTGCTTTTTTGTCGACATTGATAAGTTTAAACACGTGAACGACGAATATGGTCATTACTTTGGTGACAAAGTACTTAAAGCGGTGGCGAAAGAGCTCAAGGAGATACTACCAACTCAAGCGGTACTCGGCCGTTATGGTGGTGATGAGTTTTTGGCGTTTTGTTGTTTTCCAAGCGAAGAGGAGGCTCGAGAGTTCTATGAGACTCTGAGTAGCGAATTGAATAAGCCAGTGACATTAGAGGAGACTAATATCTCTGTTAGCGTTGGATTTGCTACCAAAGAGTGTTGCTCTGATTTGCCGATGGACAAGTTGATCCGTAAAGCGGACGCTGAGATGTACAAAGTTAAACGACGCAATCGACGCACCGTGCCAATGACAACGTATTCTCAGATGCTTGCTTCTTAG
- a CDS encoding zinc ribbon domain-containing protein, which translates to MTNPQNSCPACHQELDWDGQYHCSDCQRHYKKIGFCPDCDAELEKLQACGSASYFCNSCNELKSKSRVKFAFETVD; encoded by the coding sequence ATGACAAATCCACAAAATAGCTGTCCGGCTTGTCATCAAGAATTAGATTGGGATGGTCAGTACCACTGTAGTGACTGTCAACGCCACTATAAGAAGATCGGCTTTTGTCCCGATTGCGACGCGGAGTTAGAGAAGTTACAGGCGTGCGGCTCTGCAAGCTACTTTTGTAATAGCTGCAATGAGCTCAAGTCAAAGTCCCGAGTGAAATTTGCCTTTGAGACTGTTGACTAG
- a CDS encoding alanyl-tRNA editing protein, protein MMITATKVHFCHQVWTLESQIQFLSQTEQYCDVVVAETPFHPVSHIWPDHPADKGILSAIGVDYEVIDCLVGAVEVATGVLYVAESIPVKRDTEGWVFVVVHRIAKDAKLTAKQSVTLQVDKQYQQSLSRGHSAGHIASLALNKVLALAYWRKDADRKDGLGHYDFNSYAQEQSFVSPNRCFDNYRLGKTLRKRGLNTAQVLEEIADIETKVNQQLQDWLSVPSDVKMRLEGPYLTSSRYWHCHLGGVDVVMPCGGTHISSTKAFSRVNVVLRAIDGSYIEMHTDVIQ, encoded by the coding sequence TTGATGATCACAGCCACTAAGGTGCACTTTTGCCATCAAGTTTGGACGCTGGAAAGTCAGATCCAATTTCTCTCTCAAACCGAACAATATTGTGACGTCGTCGTCGCAGAGACGCCTTTTCATCCTGTTAGCCATATCTGGCCGGATCATCCAGCAGATAAAGGCATATTGTCGGCAATTGGTGTTGATTATGAGGTTATCGATTGTCTAGTTGGTGCAGTTGAAGTGGCCACTGGCGTTCTTTACGTTGCAGAGTCGATTCCGGTTAAGCGTGATACTGAAGGTTGGGTATTTGTCGTCGTTCATCGTATTGCAAAGGATGCCAAGCTGACCGCGAAGCAAAGCGTGACTCTACAAGTAGACAAGCAATATCAACAAAGCCTGAGCCGAGGACACAGCGCCGGTCATATTGCCTCACTCGCCCTGAACAAAGTATTGGCGTTAGCCTATTGGCGAAAAGATGCCGATCGAAAGGACGGCTTAGGACACTATGATTTTAATAGTTATGCTCAAGAGCAGAGCTTTGTATCGCCAAATCGCTGTTTTGACAACTATCGACTGGGTAAAACGCTGCGAAAGCGTGGCTTGAATACCGCACAAGTGTTGGAAGAGATCGCGGATATTGAAACTAAGGTTAATCAGCAGCTGCAAGATTGGCTAAGCGTACCAAGTGATGTAAAGATGAGGCTTGAGGGGCCATATTTGACCAGTTCTCGTTACTGGCATTGTCATTTGGGCGGTGTAGACGTTGTCATGCCTTGCGGTGGAACCCACATTTCGTCGACAAAAGCGTTTTCAAGAGTCAACGTCGTGCTTCGTGCTATCGATGGGAGTTATATCGAAATGCACACCGATGTAATTCAATAA
- the xseA gene encoding exodeoxyribonuclease VII large subunit: protein MSLSPRSTSQSTSPNQNIYTVSRLNSEVRLLLENEMGIVWLVGEISNFSAPVSGHWYLTLKDSRAQVKCAMFRGNNRRVTFKPTNGNQVLVKARLSLYEPRGDYQLIIESMQPEGDGRLQQEFEKLKMSLAAEGLFSQSLKKPLPSHPKRVGIITSKTGAALFDILDVLKRRDPSLPVVIYPTTVQGDMAAIEIAQAIGRANSRNECDVLIVGRGGGSLEDLWCFNHEIVARTIAASQIPIISAVGHEIDVTIADYVADVRAPTPSAAAELVSNDTSHKHESLKSREQRLRNTMQIYLAQQKQQFSELTQALNSHHPKHQLQRQSQLLDEFEYRFSAAMKQRLSQEALRLNNKQHRLMALSPDRQLEKQSNRLTQLQTRLKQAIQKQLDTAKHQFAVTAGKLDTVSPLATLQRGYSITQDGNGQVITNAHSVEVGSTITTKLDNGVIESQVIRTRDNG from the coding sequence GTGTCCCTATCCCCGCGATCTACTTCTCAGTCAACTTCTCCTAATCAGAACATTTACACGGTTTCTCGTCTGAATTCCGAAGTACGTTTATTACTAGAAAATGAAATGGGAATTGTATGGTTAGTCGGTGAAATCTCTAACTTTTCTGCACCTGTCTCTGGTCACTGGTACCTCACGCTAAAAGACTCACGCGCTCAAGTTAAGTGCGCTATGTTCCGTGGCAACAATCGTCGTGTCACCTTTAAGCCTACCAATGGCAATCAAGTTTTGGTGAAAGCACGTCTCTCTTTGTATGAGCCACGTGGCGACTACCAACTGATCATTGAGTCGATGCAGCCGGAAGGTGATGGCAGACTGCAGCAAGAATTTGAGAAGCTGAAGATGTCGCTGGCGGCTGAGGGATTATTCTCACAGTCACTGAAAAAGCCTCTGCCTTCACATCCTAAACGCGTAGGTATCATCACCTCTAAAACTGGTGCCGCACTGTTCGATATTCTTGATGTACTAAAAAGGCGCGATCCATCCCTCCCAGTCGTTATCTACCCAACAACTGTGCAAGGTGATATGGCAGCGATTGAGATCGCTCAAGCTATTGGCCGCGCCAACAGTCGTAACGAGTGTGATGTATTGATTGTCGGTCGAGGTGGTGGCTCACTGGAAGATTTATGGTGCTTCAACCACGAAATCGTGGCGAGAACCATCGCTGCAAGTCAAATCCCCATTATTAGTGCAGTCGGGCACGAAATTGATGTCACGATTGCCGATTATGTTGCCGATGTTCGTGCACCAACCCCAAGCGCGGCAGCAGAGCTAGTCAGTAATGACACGTCACACAAACATGAGTCACTAAAGAGTCGAGAGCAAAGGCTGCGTAATACTATGCAGATTTACCTTGCTCAGCAAAAACAGCAATTTTCTGAACTGACACAAGCGTTAAACAGTCATCACCCAAAACATCAGCTGCAAAGACAGAGCCAACTTCTTGATGAGTTTGAATACCGTTTTAGTGCAGCAATGAAACAGCGCCTATCGCAAGAAGCTCTGCGTCTTAACAACAAGCAGCATCGATTGATGGCACTCTCTCCAGATCGTCAATTAGAAAAACAATCGAATCGATTAACACAGTTACAAACGCGGCTTAAACAAGCGATACAAAAACAGCTCGATACCGCCAAGCATCAGTTTGCTGTAACGGCAGGAAAACTGGATACCGTCAGCCCACTCGCGACGCTACAGCGCGGCTATTCGATTACTCAGGACGGTAATGGCCAAGTGATCACCAATGCCCACTCTGTCGAAGTCGGTAGTACCATAACGACGAAACTCGATAACGGTGTTATCGAGTCTCAGGTTATTCGTACACGGGATAACGGCTAA
- the der gene encoding ribosome biogenesis GTPase Der, with protein MLPVVALVGRPNVGKSTLFNRLTRTRDALVADFPGLTRDRKYGQAQLGENEFIVIDTGGIDGTEEGVETKMAEQSLAAIEEADVVLFLVDGRAGLTVADEAIANHLRKIEKPAFLVVNKVDGIDADAASAEFWQLGVENMYHIAAAHGRGVTALLDRALDPFFEHLSEAEGEIEDLTMFEDEEEKLDYTEEEAEAEYKRLQDQPIKLAIIGRPNVGKSTLTNRILGEERVVVYDMPGTTRDSIYIPMERDGREYVLIDTAGVRRRKRINETVEKFSVVQTLKAIEDANVVLVVIDARENISDQDLSLLGFALNAGRSIVLAVNKWDGLDTDVKEQVKKELDRRLGFVDFARIHFISALHGTGVGHLFESVQEAYKSATTRVGTSVLTRIMKMATEDHQPPMVRGRRVKLKYAHAGGYNPPIVVVHGNLVNELPDSYKRYLMNYYRRSLEIMGTPIRINFQSSDNPFEGKTSKMTLSQERKRKRLMTMMKGRPKK; from the coding sequence ATGTTACCTGTTGTTGCCCTAGTTGGACGCCCAAATGTGGGTAAGTCGACACTGTTTAATAGACTGACGCGTACGCGTGATGCTTTGGTAGCGGACTTTCCGGGACTAACGCGCGACCGTAAATATGGTCAAGCTCAACTGGGTGAGAATGAGTTCATTGTTATCGATACTGGTGGTATTGACGGCACTGAAGAAGGTGTAGAAACCAAAATGGCGGAACAATCGTTAGCTGCGATTGAAGAAGCTGACGTAGTACTATTCCTTGTGGATGGTCGTGCGGGTTTGACCGTTGCGGATGAAGCGATTGCTAACCACCTACGTAAAATTGAAAAGCCAGCTTTTCTTGTTGTTAACAAGGTAGATGGTATTGATGCTGATGCTGCAAGCGCTGAGTTTTGGCAGCTAGGTGTTGAAAACATGTATCACATTGCTGCGGCTCATGGCCGTGGTGTTACCGCTCTGCTTGACCGCGCCTTGGATCCTTTCTTTGAGCACCTATCAGAAGCTGAAGGTGAAATCGAAGATCTGACCATGTTCGAAGATGAAGAAGAGAAACTCGACTATACCGAAGAAGAAGCGGAAGCTGAGTATAAGCGTCTTCAAGATCAGCCAATCAAACTGGCTATCATTGGTCGTCCAAACGTCGGCAAATCAACTCTGACTAACCGTATTCTTGGTGAAGAGCGTGTCGTGGTTTATGACATGCCAGGTACGACGCGTGATTCCATCTATATCCCGATGGAGCGCGATGGTCGTGAATATGTTCTGATTGATACCGCAGGCGTACGTCGTCGTAAACGTATCAATGAAACGGTTGAGAAGTTCTCGGTGGTTCAAACGCTAAAAGCGATTGAAGATGCCAACGTGGTGTTGGTGGTTATCGATGCTCGCGAGAATATCTCAGATCAAGATCTTAGCTTGCTTGGTTTTGCCCTTAACGCAGGTCGCTCAATTGTTCTAGCAGTGAACAAGTGGGATGGTTTGGATACAGACGTGAAAGAGCAGGTGAAAAAAGAGCTAGACCGTCGTCTAGGCTTTGTGGACTTTGCACGTATTCACTTTATCTCTGCGCTTCATGGTACAGGTGTTGGTCACTTATTCGAGTCTGTTCAAGAAGCGTACAAGTCGGCTACGACACGAGTAGGTACATCAGTGCTGACTCGTATCATGAAGATGGCAACAGAAGATCACCAACCGCCTATGGTTCGTGGTCGCCGCGTGAAGCTCAAATATGCGCACGCTGGTGGTTATAACCCACCAATCGTTGTTGTTCACGGTAACCTAGTGAACGAGCTGCCAGATTCGTACAAGCGCTACCTAATGAACTACTACCGTCGTTCACTGGAAATCATGGGTACGCCAATTCGAATTAACTTCCAGAGCAGTGACAACCCGTTCGAAGGTAAAACGAGCAAGATGACACTTTCTCAGGAGCGCAAGCGTAAGCGCCTGATGACTATGATGAAAGGTCGTCCTAAAAAATAA